In the genome of Candidatus Saccharibacteria bacterium oral taxon 488, one region contains:
- a CDS encoding NUDIX domain-containing protein, producing the protein MDKQSSAAYMQRIRDLTADYPRFEDGRVNYTDERVCFVLNCVVVSGDQVLLTKRSSEVIAYPELINGISGFIDNPNLSIKDIAYSELAEEVGISRQHIIRMKLSRPFVQIDQQLGREWHVVAILVELANTVTPRLNWENKSAAWFKLKAVPKMKLMPGFAETVGAALAMRHL; encoded by the coding sequence ATGGACAAGCAATCGTCTGCCGCCTACATGCAACGCATTCGCGACCTTACGGCTGATTATCCACGTTTTGAAGATGGGCGGGTTAACTATACTGATGAACGTGTGTGTTTTGTGTTAAACTGTGTCGTTGTCTCGGGCGATCAGGTCTTACTGACTAAACGTAGCAGTGAAGTTATCGCCTATCCGGAGCTGATTAACGGCATATCCGGTTTTATCGACAACCCTAATCTTAGCATTAAAGACATCGCGTATAGTGAACTAGCCGAAGAGGTCGGCATTTCAAGGCAACATATTATCCGTATGAAGCTCAGCCGGCCATTTGTCCAGATTGACCAGCAGTTAGGTCGTGAGTGGCATGTTGTTGCTATTCTCGTTGAACTGGCGAATACTGTTACGCCGCGACTTAATTGGGAAAATAAATCCGCTGCCTGGTTTAAGCTCAAAGCAGTTCCCAAGATGAAGCTCATGCCGGGTTTCGCCGAAACAGTGGGAGCAGCGTTAGCAATGCGCCACTTATAG
- the secE gene encoding preprotein translocase subunit SecE, with the protein MAQKNAAESKTKVRRITAKDDETKQPSPHKPKSTAPTKKTTSKTTKKTVTATSSLPKQPKTTSKKSLKKSGDVGYFKGAWQELKLVRWPTRSATWSMTAAVLVFTLIFVVLILLLDAGFNWGFNQILK; encoded by the coding sequence ATGGCACAAAAAAACGCAGCAGAATCAAAGACGAAGGTTCGCCGCATCACCGCGAAGGATGACGAGACGAAGCAGCCGTCACCACATAAACCAAAATCAACCGCACCCACCAAAAAAACCACCAGTAAGACCACCAAAAAAACGGTGACAGCGACCAGCTCGTTGCCAAAGCAACCAAAAACCACGTCCAAAAAATCATTGAAAAAATCAGGCGACGTTGGTTATTTCAAGGGCGCGTGGCAGGAGCTCAAGCTGGTGCGCTGGCCGACTCGCTCAGCAACCTGGAGCATGACGGCGGCAGTGCTGGTGTTTACGTTGATCTTCGTGGTGCTGATCTTGCTGCTTGACGCTGGATTCAACTGGGGCTTTAATCAAATTTTGAAATAG
- a CDS encoding polysaccharide deacetylase family protein, translating to MGMSRGITLYLHVHQPWRVRRYSIFDVAARHDYFETNDPAQNNELIFHKVAEKSYLRMNALLEELLRRHHDFKLSLGISGVFLEQAERFNPAVIESFKRLVATGKVELLSSPYYHSLAFFYSRPEFEEQIRRHQQKLRQLFGVETRVLANTELAYNDDLAKWAENAGFSGVLAEGWDDVLEWRSPNYVYRPVGTDKIGLLLKNYRLSDDIAFRFSNRSWAGWPLTAEKYRTWLMEATAEAPLVNLFMDYETFGEHQWSDSGIFSFFDQFVASWLGVSGNTFYTVSEALAAHQPVGEISMPETVTWADSERDLTAWNGNDLQKEALRYLYELEADVLRSGDEQLIADWRRLQSSDHFYYMCTKWFTDGDVHAYFSPYDSPYEAFLYYVNAIRDVRWRLSAHRYERF from the coding sequence GTGGGCATGAGTCGAGGCATCACCCTCTATCTCCACGTACATCAGCCGTGGCGGGTGCGACGATACAGTATTTTTGACGTGGCGGCGCGGCATGATTATTTCGAGACGAATGATCCAGCCCAAAACAACGAGTTAATTTTTCACAAAGTCGCCGAGAAGTCGTATCTACGGATGAATGCCCTATTGGAGGAACTGCTCAGGCGGCATCATGATTTCAAGCTGTCGCTAGGCATCAGCGGTGTGTTCCTCGAGCAAGCAGAGCGCTTTAACCCGGCGGTCATCGAGAGCTTTAAGCGGCTGGTTGCCACTGGCAAGGTTGAATTGTTATCAAGCCCGTATTATCACAGCCTGGCGTTCTTTTATTCGCGGCCAGAGTTTGAGGAGCAGATTCGTCGTCACCAGCAGAAGCTACGTCAGCTGTTTGGCGTCGAGACCAGGGTGCTCGCAAATACCGAACTGGCGTACAATGACGACCTCGCTAAGTGGGCGGAGAACGCTGGTTTTAGCGGTGTGCTGGCCGAAGGTTGGGATGATGTGCTGGAGTGGCGCAGTCCGAATTATGTGTATCGGCCGGTTGGCACGGACAAGATTGGACTGCTGCTCAAGAACTATCGCCTGAGCGACGATATCGCCTTTCGGTTTAGCAATCGATCATGGGCGGGTTGGCCGCTGACAGCAGAAAAATATCGGACGTGGCTGATGGAGGCGACGGCCGAGGCGCCGCTGGTTAATTTGTTCATGGATTATGAAACCTTTGGCGAGCACCAGTGGTCGGATAGCGGTATTTTTAGCTTTTTTGATCAGTTTGTTGCTTCGTGGCTTGGGGTTAGTGGTAATACCTTTTATACGGTGTCGGAAGCGCTGGCGGCCCACCAGCCGGTTGGTGAGATCAGCATGCCAGAGACGGTGACCTGGGCGGATAGCGAGCGCGATTTGACAGCGTGGAATGGCAATGATTTACAGAAAGAAGCGCTGCGGTATCTGTACGAGCTGGAGGCTGATGTACTGAGGAGTGGTGACGAGCAGCTGATCGCTGACTGGCGGCGGTTGCAGTCGTCTGATCATTTTTACTATATGTGCACCAAGTGGTTTACTGACGGCGACGTCCACGCCTATTTCAGTCCATACGATTCGCCGTACGAGGCCTTTCTCTATTATGTTAACGCAATTCGCGATGTGCGCTGGCGGCTGAGTGCGCATCGGTACGAGAGGTTTTGA
- a CDS encoding glycosyltransferase, whose product MRILMLGWELPPHNCGGLGVACYQMSKALAAHGITIDFVVPYSAAHPNITHMNIHAASPLPPGYHDLGAYDHGVAPEVEDTDGHELEPMRRLQRCYGKFVRQFARMYPPDAIHAHDWLTMEAGVIAKEVSGAPLIVHVHATEFDRSGEHSGNPLVHEIEQQGLMMADRIIAVSRITKDMIVKNYHIPPDKVEVVYNAIDLADLPPHEYDTATYKYLEDLKTDGYTIVGALTRLTVQKGLTYFVRAAARALERYDKIAFLLSGDGEQRDELVALAARLGVSDRVIFTGFVRGKQWRDAYYLIDIFIMSSVSEPFGLTALEAAHHDTALLISKQSGVGEVLHNIMRFDYWDVDKLADEIVNIARSPGLQSALKRNVKDEYARLSWRDAAERCVALYQASAQRRWA is encoded by the coding sequence ATGAGAATTTTGATGCTAGGGTGGGAGCTTCCTCCGCACAATTGTGGCGGCCTTGGTGTGGCGTGTTACCAGATGTCAAAGGCGCTGGCAGCGCATGGTATTACTATTGATTTTGTCGTGCCCTACTCGGCGGCGCATCCGAATATTACTCATATGAACATTCACGCGGCCTCGCCGCTACCGCCGGGTTATCATGATCTCGGGGCGTATGATCACGGGGTCGCACCAGAAGTCGAGGATACGGATGGGCACGAACTTGAACCGATGCGTCGGTTGCAGCGCTGCTATGGCAAGTTTGTCAGGCAGTTCGCTCGGATGTATCCACCGGACGCCATTCATGCTCACGACTGGCTGACGATGGAGGCCGGCGTGATCGCCAAGGAGGTGTCGGGTGCTCCGTTGATTGTTCATGTGCATGCTACTGAGTTTGATCGCTCGGGTGAGCATTCGGGTAATCCCTTGGTGCATGAGATTGAACAGCAGGGGCTGATGATGGCAGATCGAATTATCGCGGTTAGCCGTATCACCAAGGATATGATTGTCAAGAATTATCACATCCCGCCAGATAAGGTTGAGGTGGTGTATAATGCGATTGACCTTGCTGATCTGCCGCCACATGAGTACGACACGGCGACATACAAATACCTCGAGGATCTCAAGACCGATGGTTATACCATCGTTGGTGCGTTGACACGGCTGACGGTGCAGAAAGGACTGACCTATTTTGTGCGGGCAGCGGCCAGAGCGCTAGAGCGCTACGACAAGATCGCATTTTTGCTATCGGGCGATGGCGAGCAGCGGGATGAATTGGTAGCCTTAGCCGCGCGGCTGGGTGTGAGCGACCGGGTGATTTTTACCGGCTTTGTTCGCGGCAAGCAGTGGCGCGATGCCTACTACCTGATCGATATATTTATCATGAGTTCGGTGTCAGAACCGTTTGGGCTGACGGCGCTGGAGGCGGCACATCATGATACGGCCCTGCTCATCAGCAAGCAGTCGGGTGTTGGCGAGGTACTCCATAACATCATGCGGTTTGATTATTGGGATGTTGATAAGCTGGCGGACGAGATCGTCAATATTGCGCGCTCGCCAGGCTTGCAGTCGGCCTTAAAGCGTAATGTCAAGGATGAATACGCTCGGCTGTCGTGGCGGGATGCTGCGGAGCGGTGCGTCGCGCTATATCAAGCGTCGGCCCAAAGGAGGTGGGCATGA
- a CDS encoding NAD(P)H-dependent oxidoreductase, giving the protein MTSKPTISAAEITKALDFRHACKKFDADKKITDEDMTLILEAIRLTPTSYGFEQFDVIVAQDQQLRQDLKKCAPINKPRFDASHFLIFTAKTADALSDHIDHILRDVKRMNLVERTAYKTFWKQWAKNDFKLMDTPDGLHQWSAHQAYIALGFAMLVAAERGIDSCPIEGFSIDQATEVLTTHQLIDPDKDLPVLMLALGYASRSDRPHPRSRRPLDEMVRWY; this is encoded by the coding sequence ATGACCAGCAAACCAACCATTTCAGCAGCGGAAATTACCAAAGCACTGGACTTTCGCCATGCCTGCAAGAAATTTGATGCTGATAAAAAGATCACCGACGAGGACATGACGCTAATCCTTGAGGCAATTCGCCTCACGCCAACCTCGTACGGTTTTGAGCAATTCGACGTCATCGTCGCCCAAGATCAGCAGCTGCGCCAGGATCTGAAAAAATGCGCGCCGATTAACAAGCCGCGCTTTGACGCCAGTCATTTCCTGATTTTTACCGCCAAGACGGCCGACGCGCTTAGCGACCACATCGATCACATACTCCGTGATGTAAAGCGCATGAATCTGGTCGAGCGCACCGCCTACAAAACGTTCTGGAAGCAGTGGGCCAAGAACGATTTTAAGCTAATGGACACGCCTGACGGGCTGCACCAGTGGTCAGCACACCAGGCGTACATCGCCCTCGGCTTTGCCATGCTGGTGGCAGCGGAGCGGGGGATTGACTCGTGTCCGATTGAGGGATTTTCGATTGATCAAGCGACAGAGGTACTGACAACTCACCAGCTCATTGACCCGGATAAAGACCTGCCGGTTCTCATGCTGGCGCTCGGGTACGCCAGCCGGAGTGACCGGCCACACCCGCGCAGCCGCCGGCCACTTGATGAGATGGTACGCTGGTATTAG
- the rpmG gene encoding 50S ribosomal protein L33 — translation MAKKKNTKRKLIGLVSDLSGHRTYYTTVNTQNRTTKGQGKLTLRKYDPVARQHATYTETKKNLGRNEVKPRKG, via the coding sequence ATGGCAAAGAAGAAGAACACGAAGCGGAAGTTGATTGGTTTGGTCAGTGATTTGAGCGGTCACCGCACGTACTACACCACAGTCAACACCCAAAACCGCACCACAAAAGGGCAGGGCAAGCTGACGCTCCGAAAATATGATCCAGTGGCCCGCCAGCACGCAACCTACACCGAGACCAAGAAAAACCTCGGTCGCAACGAGGTCAAGCCGCGCAAGGGCTAA
- a CDS encoding DUF45 domain-containing protein, which yields MPTITDAEFGEITVRRSHLARQVSLKVAPNGQLRISLPTYAPLLAAKMLIKSSRPRIRELLSEHQQGHYYTHDQSIGKSHHLIIETQPALTEPIIKRSGTRILVKLPPGTDITTPAIQQRIREVVITALRKEAKSYLPRRLKFLAEEHDFSYQTVKLTHASSRWGSCSSRGTISLNIALMNLPFELLDYVLIHELAHTRQMNHSDAFWREVAAIDPAYKTHRAALKNHTPHV from the coding sequence ATGCCAACGATTACTGACGCTGAATTTGGCGAAATCACGGTGAGGCGCTCGCACTTGGCGCGTCAGGTGTCACTGAAAGTCGCGCCAAACGGGCAGCTGCGGATCAGCTTGCCGACGTACGCACCGCTGCTCGCCGCAAAAATGCTTATCAAGTCATCCCGGCCGCGTATTCGCGAACTCCTGAGCGAGCATCAACAAGGTCACTACTACACGCACGATCAATCAATTGGTAAAAGTCATCACCTGATCATCGAAACCCAGCCCGCGCTCACCGAACCCATTATCAAGCGCTCCGGCACCCGCATCCTCGTCAAGCTACCGCCCGGCACCGACATTACTACTCCAGCCATCCAGCAGCGTATTCGTGAAGTCGTCATCACAGCACTACGCAAGGAAGCCAAAAGTTACCTGCCACGGCGGCTCAAGTTTCTGGCCGAGGAACACGACTTTTCCTATCAAACCGTCAAACTGACGCACGCCTCCAGCCGTTGGGGCAGCTGCTCGTCGCGCGGCACGATTAGCCTGAACATCGCACTGATGAACCTGCCGTTTGAGTTGCTTGATTATGTGCTGATTCACGAACTAGCTCACACCCGCCAGATGAATCACTCTGACGCGTTTTGGCGAGAGGTTGCGGCCATCGACCCAGCCTACAAAACGCACCGAGCGGCACTGAAAAACCATACACCGCACGTGTAG
- a CDS encoding AAA family ATPase: MKPLQLSSPHIIAMVGVPGAGKSQFAAEFSEMFHAPHLDSGILAALSDDEAAVNYASGALLKELMKTHQTIVFEGATEKRAWRVELAKTARAAGYKILFVWVQTDLATAKMRWLKANDNDEATFDAKIKQFSSPHPSEPCVVISGRHTYNTQARTLLKRLADVRPNTTAAPTQPQAAQADTPKRRPQRPVFSRIRVS; this comes from the coding sequence ATGAAACCTTTGCAACTTTCTTCTCCTCACATCATTGCCATGGTGGGCGTGCCGGGGGCGGGCAAGTCGCAATTCGCGGCTGAGTTTTCTGAGATGTTTCATGCGCCGCATTTGGACTCTGGTATCTTAGCGGCATTATCTGATGATGAGGCGGCCGTTAATTATGCGAGCGGTGCACTACTCAAAGAACTGATGAAGACCCATCAAACCATCGTGTTTGAAGGAGCAACGGAGAAGCGAGCCTGGCGGGTTGAGCTCGCCAAGACGGCCCGCGCTGCTGGTTATAAGATTCTCTTTGTCTGGGTACAGACCGACCTAGCGACCGCCAAGATGCGCTGGCTCAAGGCCAACGATAACGACGAGGCAACATTCGACGCTAAGATCAAACAATTCTCATCGCCGCACCCCAGCGAGCCATGCGTCGTCATCAGTGGTCGTCACACTTATAACACCCAAGCGCGCACCTTGCTCAAGCGCCTGGCCGACGTTCGCCCGAATACTACAGCCGCTCCGACTCAACCGCAGGCTGCCCAGGCTGATACTCCCAAACGCCGTCCGCAACGTCCAGTGTTCAGTCGTATTCGCGTTAGCTAG
- a CDS encoding CPBP family intramembrane metalloprotease: protein MSQLSTKNKFISTVRAYPLASFFILAYLGSWIGWSPWWLSQTGVGLLPYELPRSAVAGINQLGLIAGPLVAVFVVTRIASGRKGVKQLQKSFTQWRAHPLAYILAFAAIPLAICAAYFLFGGVGISSDISPAIITTLLVTFVIYFAGGPIQEEGGWRGFALHRLQQRYHPLVAAVILGVVHCLWHTPLFFTSEWDTARSGVSQLWAYLVLVVSMSVVMSWLVNKARGSVFLAILAHNSVNWSLFVVATLSGVAVANNWPAALGLTVLAIVAIVATRGRLAFEQSNK from the coding sequence ATGAGCCAGCTATCTACAAAAAACAAGTTCATTAGCACTGTTCGTGCCTATCCCCTAGCGTCATTTTTTATTCTCGCATATCTTGGGTCGTGGATTGGGTGGAGTCCGTGGTGGTTGTCGCAGACAGGTGTCGGGTTGCTACCGTATGAGCTGCCACGTTCTGCGGTTGCTGGTATCAATCAGCTCGGACTTATTGCAGGGCCGCTGGTTGCAGTGTTTGTTGTTACTCGCATTGCGAGTGGACGCAAAGGAGTAAAGCAACTACAAAAGAGCTTTACGCAGTGGCGAGCGCACCCACTGGCATATATTCTCGCATTCGCGGCAATTCCTCTAGCGATTTGTGCGGCGTATTTCCTCTTTGGTGGTGTTGGGATTTCGTCCGACATATCGCCTGCGATTATCACGACGCTGCTTGTCACATTTGTCATATATTTTGCTGGTGGTCCGATACAAGAAGAGGGCGGCTGGCGAGGCTTTGCTCTTCATCGTTTGCAGCAGCGGTATCACCCGCTAGTTGCGGCGGTTATTCTGGGCGTTGTGCATTGTCTATGGCATACACCATTATTCTTTACTTCCGAATGGGACACAGCACGTAGTGGTGTTTCGCAGTTATGGGCGTACCTTGTACTAGTGGTGAGTATGTCGGTCGTGATGTCATGGCTCGTCAACAAGGCGCGCGGCAGTGTGTTTCTTGCTATACTCGCACACAATAGCGTCAACTGGTCGCTCTTTGTTGTTGCGACGCTCAGCGGCGTTGCTGTCGCCAACAACTGGCCTGCTGCACTCGGTCTGACAGTGCTAGCAATCGTGGCGATTGTTGCGACACGTGGGCGACTTGCTTTTGAACAGAGCAATAAGTAA
- the rplK gene encoding 50S ribosomal protein L11, whose translation MAKKVIGNLKLRIPAGRATAGPPVGSTLGQWGLNMMDFINPFNDATKDMMGKDVIVHIQVFEDRTFTWKSLGQPVDDMIREKAGIQKGSGKPHAEKVGTITRAQLQEIAEAKMDQLNAIDIEGAMKVVAGSARSMGVEVAA comes from the coding sequence ATGGCAAAGAAAGTTATCGGTAATCTAAAATTACGCATCCCTGCCGGACGAGCAACCGCCGGACCACCAGTCGGTTCAACCCTCGGTCAGTGGGGGCTGAATATGATGGATTTCATCAATCCGTTCAACGACGCCACCAAAGATATGATGGGCAAGGACGTTATTGTCCACATTCAGGTGTTCGAAGACCGCACCTTTACGTGGAAGAGTCTGGGGCAACCAGTCGATGACATGATCCGCGAAAAAGCCGGCATTCAAAAGGGTTCAGGCAAGCCGCACGCCGAGAAAGTTGGCACAATCACTCGCGCACAGCTTCAGGAAATTGCTGAAGCAAAAATGGATCAGCTAAACGCCATCGACATCGAAGGCGCGATGAAAGTCGTTGCTGGTTCCGCTCGCTCAATGGGCGTAGAAGTCGCCGCCTAA
- a CDS encoding phosphopyruvate hydratase, which translates to MNNITITDIHARQILDSRGNPTVEADVRLSDGSFGRAAVPSGASTGSHEAVELRDGDLAYGGKGVLKAVEHVNTEIARALRGMDPFAQHRVDERMRQLDGTLNKGRLGANAILAVSLAVAKAAAESKGIELFVYVNQLANAGTMSLPMPMINVMNGGQHALGATDIQEYMIIPVGASTFEDAMRMSAEVFHALAKVLKAEGYPTTVGDEGGYAPHVRGGNMEPVKLLARAIQQAGYKLEQDFAFALDVASSEFHEGNGQYRLETEHRTLDVNGMIKMYKQLRAEYPVVSIEDGLDEEAWHDWQTLTTELGSTTQLVGDDLLVTNVMRLDRAIAEKAGNAILIKPNQIGTLSETIQAVMMAKKAGWNTVMSHRSGETEDVTIAHLAVGLGTGQIKTGSMSRSERIAKYNELMRIAEMRPELELVRPFKQS; encoded by the coding sequence ATGAACAATATCACAATCACAGACATTCACGCACGACAAATTTTAGATTCTCGGGGCAATCCGACGGTGGAGGCCGATGTTCGGCTGAGCGATGGCTCATTCGGGCGGGCGGCGGTGCCGTCGGGCGCCAGCACTGGTTCGCACGAGGCGGTCGAGCTGCGTGACGGCGACTTGGCGTATGGTGGCAAGGGTGTACTCAAGGCGGTCGAGCATGTCAACACTGAGATTGCGCGGGCGCTGCGTGGCATGGATCCATTTGCGCAACATCGGGTTGATGAGCGGATGCGGCAGCTGGACGGTACGCTGAATAAGGGGCGGCTTGGAGCGAACGCGATCCTAGCGGTCAGCCTAGCAGTTGCCAAGGCGGCGGCTGAGTCTAAGGGTATTGAGCTTTTTGTCTATGTCAATCAGCTGGCGAATGCTGGCACGATGAGCCTGCCGATGCCGATGATCAATGTGATGAACGGCGGGCAGCACGCGCTCGGTGCTACTGATATTCAGGAATACATGATCATCCCAGTCGGCGCATCGACGTTCGAGGACGCGATGCGGATGAGCGCCGAGGTGTTTCACGCGCTGGCGAAAGTGCTCAAGGCCGAGGGCTACCCGACGACCGTTGGCGACGAAGGCGGCTACGCGCCGCATGTGCGCGGCGGCAATATGGAGCCGGTCAAGCTGCTGGCACGGGCAATTCAGCAGGCTGGCTACAAGTTGGAGCAGGACTTTGCCTTTGCTCTTGACGTGGCCTCGAGCGAATTCCATGAGGGCAATGGCCAGTATCGGCTGGAGACGGAGCATCGCACGCTCGACGTGAATGGCATGATCAAGATGTACAAGCAGCTGCGGGCTGAGTATCCGGTGGTGTCGATCGAGGATGGACTGGACGAGGAAGCCTGGCACGACTGGCAGACGCTGACGACAGAGCTTGGCTCGACGACGCAGCTGGTTGGTGATGATTTGTTGGTGACGAATGTAATGCGGCTGGACCGGGCGATCGCTGAAAAGGCTGGCAACGCGATTTTGATCAAGCCAAATCAAATCGGCACGCTGAGCGAGACCATTCAGGCGGTGATGATGGCGAAAAAGGCCGGCTGGAATACGGTGATGAGCCACCGCTCGGGTGAGACTGAGGACGTGACAATTGCTCATCTGGCGGTCGGGCTCGGTACCGGCCAGATCAAGACCGGCTCGATGTCGCGTTCAGAGCGTATCGCCAAATACAACGAGCTGATGCGCATCGCCGAGATGCGACCAGAGCTAGAGCTGGTGCGGCCGTTCAAGCAGTCGTAG
- the nusG gene encoding transcription termination/antitermination protein NusG, which translates to MSSNRYDSTRSWYAIHTYSGYEEKVAESIRQRINGVDMADKIFDVMVPKEKQIQIKNGKRKVVDAKIFQGYVLVEMKLTDETWYIVRNTPGVTGFVGADTTPTPVSDKEITKIKKRMGVEEPKHQIDFSVGEVVSIIDGPFKGFDGSIAEIDAIKGKIKVMVSMFGRDTPVELDALQVKKV; encoded by the coding sequence ATGTCATCAAATCGCTACGATTCAACCCGCTCGTGGTACGCCATTCACACCTACTCGGGCTACGAGGAAAAGGTTGCTGAATCCATCCGCCAGCGCATCAACGGCGTCGACATGGCCGACAAAATCTTTGACGTCATGGTGCCGAAAGAAAAGCAAATTCAGATCAAAAACGGCAAACGCAAGGTTGTCGATGCCAAGATCTTTCAGGGCTATGTGCTGGTCGAGATGAAGCTGACCGACGAGACCTGGTACATCGTCCGCAACACACCGGGCGTGACTGGCTTCGTTGGTGCCGACACCACGCCAACACCGGTGTCCGACAAAGAAATTACCAAGATCAAAAAGCGTATGGGCGTCGAAGAGCCAAAGCATCAGATTGATTTCTCGGTCGGCGAAGTGGTCTCCATCATTGACGGGCCATTCAAGGGCTTTGATGGGTCGATCGCAGAAATTGACGCTATCAAGGGCAAGATCAAGGTCATGGTCAGTATGTTTGGCCGCGATACGCCGGTCGAGCTGGACGCACTGCAGGTCAAGAAAGTCTAG
- a CDS encoding DUF11 domain-containing protein, with the protein MKLSTKLKIVALSLVAAFGAGLVYYANAETIDNTRDCDKYAVVYCGTMSVQEMRERYFNKGVSTIYGAFGISYEMLSGNYVNGAVYRNGEVRLDNGTVVATNARTAIRNISGGTPISGTNAKVVPASRMGSAQRAFIRLDEQGRFKFAIMTPCGNPVVATNVVVPPKPKPQPVATCKALDQPVINRQTNTVALKAHATVENGATVKSYTFSITDASGKEVFSRSNTTSALTSETSATIKEAGTYTARVKVTTSLGDRTSNDCVKQFTIQPETPKANPGIKIEKKVDGVKHKTVQVGNEFPYQVTVTNTGNVDLKNAVVTDDAPQGVTFLRASEGTIQNNTWKTTIPELKRGASKTFTITATIKEQVTGKVVNTACVDTPEIPGDKDGCDNATVDVPEKVEACNVQTGVIEKVEKGKENTPPYTTDLSKCEKIKVCDVTTKTIREVTKKEAEDTKRFVGIDSEECNPKPTTPTPPTPTALPRTGMTDMVLGGLGLGALVTSALAYVASRRHL; encoded by the coding sequence ATGAAATTAAGTACAAAGCTTAAGATCGTGGCGCTGTCGCTGGTCGCTGCTTTCGGAGCAGGACTGGTTTACTACGCCAACGCAGAAACAATTGACAATACCCGCGACTGTGACAAGTACGCCGTGGTGTATTGTGGTACCATGTCGGTACAAGAGATGCGCGAACGATATTTCAACAAAGGCGTATCAACAATTTACGGTGCGTTCGGTATTTCCTACGAGATGCTGAGCGGCAACTACGTTAATGGTGCAGTCTACCGTAACGGCGAGGTTCGCCTCGATAACGGCACCGTTGTCGCCACCAATGCCCGGACAGCCATCCGTAATATTAGCGGTGGTACACCGATCTCAGGCACCAACGCCAAGGTCGTCCCAGCCAGCCGTATGGGTAGCGCACAGCGGGCGTTTATCCGGCTCGATGAGCAGGGCCGCTTTAAGTTCGCCATCATGACGCCATGTGGTAACCCAGTTGTCGCCACCAACGTTGTTGTACCACCAAAACCGAAACCACAGCCAGTGGCTACTTGTAAAGCACTTGACCAGCCAGTTATTAATCGCCAGACTAACACGGTCGCCCTAAAGGCACATGCAACAGTCGAGAACGGCGCAACTGTCAAGTCATACACCTTTAGCATCACCGATGCTTCAGGCAAGGAAGTCTTCTCACGCAGCAACACTACTTCAGCGCTGACCAGCGAGACCAGCGCTACCATCAAGGAAGCGGGCACTTACACCGCTCGCGTCAAGGTCACAACCAGCCTTGGTGATCGCACCAGCAACGACTGTGTCAAGCAGTTCACCATCCAGCCAGAAACGCCAAAGGCTAACCCTGGCATCAAAATTGAGAAAAAAGTTGATGGTGTCAAGCACAAGACCGTCCAAGTTGGCAACGAATTCCCATACCAGGTAACCGTCACCAACACCGGTAACGTTGACCTGAAGAACGCTGTTGTCACCGACGATGCTCCACAGGGTGTTACCTTCCTACGGGCATCTGAGGGCACCATCCAGAACAATACTTGGAAGACAACAATCCCTGAGCTCAAACGAGGCGCCTCAAAGACCTTTACCATCACGGCAACCATCAAAGAACAAGTTACCGGTAAAGTCGTCAACACCGCCTGCGTTGATACTCCAGAGATCCCTGGCGACAAAGACGGCTGTGACAACGCAACGGTCGATGTGCCAGAAAAAGTCGAGGCCTGCAACGTCCAGACTGGTGTCATCGAGAAAGTCGAAAAGGGCAAAGAGAACACGCCACCATACACCACTGATCTGAGTAAATGTGAAAAGATCAAGGTCTGTGACGTCACTACCAAGACAATCCGCGAAGTTACCAAGAAAGAAGCCGAAGACACTAAGCGGTTCGTCGGTATCGACAGCGAAGAGTGTAATCCAAAGCCAACCACCCCAACCCCACCAACACCAACCGCATTGCCACGAACTGGTATGACCGATATGGTACTCGGTGGTCTGGGCCTGGGCGCACTGGTTACCTCAGCCCTAGCATACGTCGCCAGCCGACGCCACCTGTAA